The DNA window AAAGTAGAGCGGGACAGAGTGACGGGGGAAACCAGGGTTCTGTCCAGTAACACCAAACTTCCTGTTGACCTCTCTGACCAAGGGGTCAAAGTTTACGAAGATGAGCAGAAAGGTGATGTTAGCAagtaaacaagaaaaaataaataaaaacaaagccgGCTTTACGAGAAGGGACCTGCTGATGCAATAACTGACTCTCAAAGGGCTGATTTCAGCTCTGCTGTGCGCGCATTTATCTGAATCTCTTCACAAGCTCATGGACTGTAGATGATGAATCactcattctttttttcttaaattattGAACTATTTGCCCTCACAGTCTTTGCTGAACACCTCCACATCTTCAATTCTGAAactctcagcatctctgggaggacctctgaactccactcATTACCTGCCAGATGTTCCACCAGGTATTTTCATAGCATTACACACCTGCGTTACACACCTGTGACAGGCTGTTGTATCCTGAGAGTTTCAGATCTGAGGGTCATTCCTGCTGAGTTCCTGCAGTGGACATTTTATAGCACAGTGTGAGGAGCAGATCCACGTGTCTGGTTGTTGCAGCGCCTCCTGCTGGAGGTTTGCAGGTtttcacagcagcagttttcctTCTCCTAAAGCCACAGCGGCCTCAGCCTGCCTGCATGATCAACACTCACCTGACAGTCAGGTGGTCACACCTCATCACTTTCAGCTCCAGCTGAAGGAAGCTGATGCACAGGTGTACTCTGTGACATCACTCAGTGAGTCTTTATTGGTCCTTCAGCTGGAGAGCATTCAGATGTCGCACTCTGACCCTCACCTGTGTCTTCCTGTCTCCCAGTGGTCCATGAGCTGAATGGTGAGGATGTCCACCTGCTCAGCTCCTCTGAGGTTGAAGAGCTCATCCACAAAGCTGATGAGGCGTCGATGATGTCACAGACTGTCACCACTGTGACATCCCTCCCGACAGCAGAGGTTCGGGAGGAGTTGGGGCTGATGCGGTCCAAGTCGCCGCTACCTCAGGTTCCAGTGGAGATCACAGGGCTAGAGGCCAAAGTGGGTGGTGAGCCGAGCGTGGCTGAGGCGAGCACTGAGAACCCGGTTACCATGGTGTTCATGGGATACCAGAGCGTAGAGGATGAAGACGAGACCAAGAAGGTGCTGGGGCTGCAGGGCACGGTGAAGGCCGAGCTGGTGCACATTGATGACCCAAACGGGAAGACATCAGGGGGAGAAAAGGAGGCGGATCCACCTCTGCCCACCTCCAAGGCCCCACCAACCTCCACTAAACCTCCAATGGCGATACCAGTGGCAAGCAATGGGGAGACGGCagggaaggagaaggagaagaagccGTGTAAGTGCTGTAGCATCATGTGACCTGGTGACCTGTGGGGGGGTGCCGCCTTGAAACTTAGCAcgcaaatacaaaaataaaaaggactGAAAACTCCTCCCATTGCTCACAGCCCCCCcaacatcacttcctgtttctttcttcAGGTGTATAAAGCCTCTCTTtactttttctattttcttgaagcctttttacttttttactctgCACGTCTGTACTTACATGTCTCAGTGTTAGCATAGCCTCAGTGTTAGCCTCCGCCTTCGCTGTGCCAGGATGTTTGTAGCTCCTCCCCCTCCTTTCTGTGaatgtattattatatttattagaAGCTGTCTgagtttttaaaagaagaaataaaatgagcagAAACTAGTCTGCTTTTGTGCCGCAGCCTAAATTCTTCACCTCCACCTTCTATATGGACCAACAAGTACCTCTCTATCCCTCAAGGGAAATGATTGTGTTCGAGCAGCAGGATAAAGACGGTCCAGTctacaataaataaacacagtaaAAGTGCCACGGGCACTGAAGGCTGTGTAAAATGTTACATATATGgcagtgaaaacaaacaaagacaataaaacTGGGCAGAGTAAAAGATTGTGCAAATTATAGCATTAATTAATGTGTACACTATAAATCTGATAAACAGCTACATGAAGGTTTaatacagaaatgcatgtttGGAGTCTTATACCTGACAGGTCTGTTCACCTGTCCTTGAATGAGGTCTTATCCTGCAGACTCGTGCATGGCTCTGTGTGATCAGGTCAGTCTGAGAGGTTTTAATCCAGCGCTACTCAAACCAATGATCTTTACAGGAAACAGATGAGAGCTCGAAGCTGCTGTCGTCtttattgaataaaattaaacGTTTTAATTGTTGATTGCTTCTTTGACCTCTGAAAGTTTGAAAAGCATTCGCTGATCTTCATCTCTGTGGAAATCTTTTGAAGCGTGCTGCATTGAAAGTCTGACATAACCTCAGAGGATTCACTCACACTGGGCTCCATCAAACTGCACTCACAATCCCATCAGCTGTTTTTGGATCCACCCGCTGAGTCAGCGACGCTCACCAAGAGGATCCAACTCTCACAGCTCAGTGACTGgactgccacacacacaccctcataCACGTCACTGCCAAGTGTAGCAGATTTCAAATGGTAGACTGTTTTATGACGACAAACAGGGACTGGATGCAAAAATGGCTTTATTTTCTAAGCATTTTCACAGCAGCAGGCGTTTCTTAATCCCAATGTGGAGTCCATGCAACTTTGGCccacaatatttaaaaacataaaaatatcaaaacaaTGGTTTCTCTCAACAGCCACTTCAAAATCAAGTGTAATAGCGGGGTAAAACTGAGACAAATATGAAGCAAAGTATACTTCAAAATAAACTACTGATAATCACTTATAATATTTAAATCCCCACTAAGATGGATcaattacaaaacacatattcaTACAAAAGTAAATTTTCCCAACATGACTGAAAATACTATTTAGCGTGCAGCCTTATATGACAAACTCATtatacacataaaacaaaatctATACATGACTCTAACATTTAAGTCAAGTCAAGTAGAGTTTTATTGTCAACCCAACAATATAGACTCAAGTACACAGTGGGACGAAATATCATCCTCCTAGATCAAAGGtgcaaactgtaaaaataaactgaaaaaaataaaatataaatatatacacaacTATACaggaataagataaaataataattagaaGTACAACAGTGTTGTACTTGAATAGTAAT is part of the Pelmatolapia mariae isolate MD_Pm_ZW linkage group LG23, Pm_UMD_F_2, whole genome shotgun sequence genome and encodes:
- the palm1a gene encoding paralemmin 1a isoform X2 codes for the protein MWIRCLVLLRTDLPSDMEEVSEVLYQQDRLQLIVEKRKWQTEIENKKRQLEDDRRALQHLKSKALRDRWLLEGASAGPEQNEVRRQLEQDEARTRSLEETIDRLQQELVGLETGSVCQTITNIKVSSGPASAVEVKDHERHQQDRAPLATQVIQEVKVNKSPRLNKPREATEEMKKAMYSVEIKVERDRVTGETRVLSSNTKLPVDLSDQGVKVYEDEQKVVHELNGEDVHLLSSSEVEELIHKADEASMMSQTVTTVTSLPTAEVREELGLMRSKSPLPQVPVEITGLEAKVGGEPSVAEASTENPVTMVFMGYQSVEDEDETKKVLGLQGTVKAELVHIDDPNGKTSGGEKEADPPLPTSKAPPTSTKPPMAIPVASNGETAGKEKEKKPCKCCSIM
- the palm1a gene encoding paralemmin 1a isoform X7 — encoded protein: MWIRCLVLLRTDLPSDMEEVSEVLYQQDRLQLIVEKRKWQTEIENKKRQLEDDRRALQHLKSKALRDRWLLEGASAGPEQNEVRRQLEQDEARTRSLEETIDRLQQELVGLETGSVCQTITNIKVSSGPASAVEVKDHERHQQDRAPLATQVIQVVHELNGEDVHLLSSSEVEELIHKADEASMMSQTVTTVTSLPTAEVREELGLMRSKSPLPQVPVEITGLEAKVGGEPSVAEASTENPVTMVFMGYQSVEDEDETKKVLGLQGTVKAELVHIDDPNGKTSGGEKEADPPLPTSKAPPTSTKPPMAIPVASNGETAGKEKEKKPCKCCSIM
- the palm1a gene encoding paralemmin 1a isoform X4, which gives rise to MWIRCLVLLRTDLPSDMEEVSEVLYQQDRLQLIVEKRKWQTEIENKKRQLEDDRRALQHLKSKALRDRWLLEGASAGPEQNEVRRQLEQDEARTRSLEETIDRLQQELVGLETGSVCQTITNIKVSSGPASAVEVKDHERHQQDRAPLATQVIQAMYSVEIKVERDRVTGETRVLSSNTKLPVDLSDQGVKVYEDEQKVVHELNGEDVHLLSSSEVEELIHKADEASMMSQTVTTVTSLPTAEVREELGLMRSKSPLPQVPVEITGLEAKVGGEPSVAEASTENPVTMVFMGYQSVEDEDETKKVLGLQGTVKAELVHIDDPNGKTSGGEKEADPPLPTSKAPPTSTKPPMAIPVASNGETAGKEKEKKPCKCCSIM
- the palm1a gene encoding paralemmin 1a isoform X1, with product MWIRCLVLLRTDLPSDMEEVSEVLYQQDRLQLIVEKRKWQTEIENKKRQLEDDRRALQHLKSKALRDRWLLEGASAGPEQNEVRRQLEQDEARTRSLEETIDRLQQELVGLETGSVCQTITNIKVSSGPASAVEVKDHERHQQDRAPLATQVIQAPAEVKVNKSPRLNKPREATEEMKKAMYSVEIKVERDRVTGETRVLSSNTKLPVDLSDQGVKVYEDEQKVVHELNGEDVHLLSSSEVEELIHKADEASMMSQTVTTVTSLPTAEVREELGLMRSKSPLPQVPVEITGLEAKVGGEPSVAEASTENPVTMVFMGYQSVEDEDETKKVLGLQGTVKAELVHIDDPNGKTSGGEKEADPPLPTSKAPPTSTKPPMAIPVASNGETAGKEKEKKPCKCCSIM
- the palm1a gene encoding paralemmin 1a isoform X3, with protein sequence MEEVSEVLYQQDRLQLIVEKRKWQTEIENKKRQLEDDRRALQHLKSKALRDRWLLEGASAGPEQNEVRRQLEQDEARTRSLEETIDRLQQELVGLETGSVCQTITNIKVSSGPASAVEVKDHERHQQDRAPLATQVIQAPAEVKVNKSPRLNKPREATEEMKKAMYSVEIKVERDRVTGETRVLSSNTKLPVDLSDQGVKVYEDEQKVVHELNGEDVHLLSSSEVEELIHKADEASMMSQTVTTVTSLPTAEVREELGLMRSKSPLPQVPVEITGLEAKVGGEPSVAEASTENPVTMVFMGYQSVEDEDETKKVLGLQGTVKAELVHIDDPNGKTSGGEKEADPPLPTSKAPPTSTKPPMAIPVASNGETAGKEKEKKPCKCCSIM
- the palm1a gene encoding paralemmin 1a isoform X6, translating into MWIRCLVLLRTDLPSDMEEVSEVLYQQDRLQLIVEKRKWQTEIENKKRQLEDDRRALQHLKSKALRDRWLLEGASAGPEQNEVRRQLEQDEARTRSLEETIDRLQQELVGLETGSVCQTITNIKVSSGPASAVEVKDHERHQQDRAPLATQVIQEVKVNKSPRLNKPREATEEMKKVVHELNGEDVHLLSSSEVEELIHKADEASMMSQTVTTVTSLPTAEVREELGLMRSKSPLPQVPVEITGLEAKVGGEPSVAEASTENPVTMVFMGYQSVEDEDETKKVLGLQGTVKAELVHIDDPNGKTSGGEKEADPPLPTSKAPPTSTKPPMAIPVASNGETAGKEKEKKPCKCCSIM
- the palm1a gene encoding paralemmin 1a isoform X5, translated to MWIRCLVLLRTDLPSDMEEVSEVLYQQDRLQLIVEKRKWQTEIENKKRQLEDDRRALQHLKSKALRDRWLLEGASAGPEQNEVRRQLEQDEARTRSLEETIDRLQQELVGLETGSVCQTITNIKVSSGPASAVEVKDHERHQQDRAPLATQVIQAPAEVKVNKSPRLNKPREATEEMKKVVHELNGEDVHLLSSSEVEELIHKADEASMMSQTVTTVTSLPTAEVREELGLMRSKSPLPQVPVEITGLEAKVGGEPSVAEASTENPVTMVFMGYQSVEDEDETKKVLGLQGTVKAELVHIDDPNGKTSGGEKEADPPLPTSKAPPTSTKPPMAIPVASNGETAGKEKEKKPCKCCSIM